Proteins encoded together in one Impatiens glandulifera chromosome 1, dImpGla2.1, whole genome shotgun sequence window:
- the LOC124921517 gene encoding glutathione S-transferase U17-like yields the protein MAAAAAGKGSVKLLGLSASPYVNRVQIALNLKSIEYEYLQETFGTKSELLLKSNPVYKKMPVMIHDDKPISESLIIVQYIDDQWSSSGPTILPTDPYDRAIARFWAAYVDDKVFPSLIECSMAAKDGKTAILERMKGGFSLLEEAFVKSSKGNSVYFGGENIGYLDIALGSLLGWVKAWEKMADFKLLEESNTPNLVLWAQSFLSHEAVKGLIPETDEIVGFAIKLAAMAKSQPSN from the exons atggcagcagcagcagcaggaaAAGGTTCAGTAAAACTTCTAGGCTTGTCAGCAAGTCCGTACGTAAACCGGGTTCAGATTGCCCTCAATCTCAAATCAATTGAGTATGAATATCTACAAGAAACATTCGGCACAAAGAGTGAGCTTCTTCTGAAATCAAACCCGGTTTACAAGAAAATGCCAGTGATGATCCATGACGATAAACCCATAAGCGAATCCCTTATCATAGTACAATACATCGACGACCAATGGTCATCCTCCGGTCCGACCATCCTCCCAACCGACCCATATGATCGAGCCATCGCCCGTTTTTGGGCTGCCTATGTAGACGACAAG GTGTTCCCTTCTCTGATAGAGTGTAGCATGGCAGCGAAGGATGGAAAAACGGCTATATTGGAGAGGATGAAAGGAGGGTTTTCCTTGTTAGAAGAAGCTTTTGTGAAATCCAGCAAAGGGAATTCGGTGTATTTTGGAGGGGAGAATATTGGGTATTTGGACATTGCCCTTGGAAGCTTGTTGGGATGGGTGAAAGCATGGGAGAAGATGGCCGATTTCAAGTTACTAGAAGAATCCAATACACCTAATCTTGTCTTGTGGGCTCAGAGTTTCCTTTCACATGAGGCTGTTAAGGGTCTTATCCCCGAGACTGACGAGATAGTCGGCTTTGCCATCAAGCTTGCAGCCATGGCCAAATCTCAACCTTCAAATTAA